From a single Onychomys torridus chromosome 9, mOncTor1.1, whole genome shotgun sequence genomic region:
- the LOC118590873 gene encoding putative mitochondrial import inner membrane translocase subunit Tim8 A-B: MEAGWSSPVSSVDAADPQLQRFVEVETQKQRVQLLVHHMTELCWEKCMDKPGPRLDGRAEVCLVNCVERFIDTSQFILNRLEQIQKARPFFSESLSD, translated from the coding sequence ATGGAGGCCGGCTGGTCCTCCCCGGTGAGCAGCGTTGACGCCGCAGACCCGCAGCTGCAGCGGTTCGTGGAGGTGGAGACGCAGAAACAGCGGGTGCAGCTGCTGGTCCACCACATGACTGAGCTGTGCTGGGAGAAGTGCATGGACAAGCCCGGGCCCAGGCTGGACGGCCGGGCCGAGGTCTGCTTGGTGAATTGCGTCGAGCGCTTCATCGATACGAGCCAGTTCATCCTGAATCGACTGGAGCAGATCCAGAAAGCCAGACCATTCTTCTCTGAAAGCCTCTCTGACTGA